The nucleotide window gtagtgcTTCGGCTTTCTTCGTTACACAGACGTTGCGTGGACTGTCCAGAGATGGAAGAACTGTGATAGCTTCAATTCATCAGCCGAGTAGTGAAGTATTTGAGTTGTTTGACAGATTATATTTGCTTTCTGGAGGCAAAACAGTTTACTTTGGTCAGGCTTCTGAAGCATATGAGGCAAGATTTCTCCTCGCCATCGTATTAACTTATATGCATCGACAATATTATTGTTAAGATTTTTGCTAACACTCAGATCAAGAACCGCGAAAGTCTCAAAAAAATTGGTTGTGTTTTCACTTTGCAGTTTTTTGCACAAGCTGGATTTCCTTGTCCTGCTTTGAGAAATCCATCAGATCATTTCCTACGTTGTATCAACTCTGATTTCGACAAAGTTAAGGCAACTCTAAAAGGGTCGATGAAGCTACGGGTATTCAAATTTCTTTCCTTTGATCATCTTGTTTCACTTCAAAATTCCAAATCTTTGTTAGCTTAGTGTTCTACAAAATTAGTAAATGTTTTTTTATTTGCTATTGTTGCTCTGTTTCACGGAGGGAAACAACTGAAGTATGCGTACCATGTGCTTTTGTTTCCGATAATGTgcaataaaataatcaataaactATACAATCTGCACCATTCTGCTGTTCTTTCTTTTAACCTAATGACCTATTCTTAGTTTCTTTAAACCAAAGTAAACTACTTTTCGCAATATTAACCTTGTTTCCTTCGTCTAACTTTATATTTTCTGATTCTTATCAGTTTGAGTCCAATGAGGATCCTCTTGACAAAACAACAACAGCTGAAGCTATACGCACTCTAGTTGACTATTATCGTCGTTCTCAGTACAGTTACTCAGCTAACGAAAGGGTTGAAGAAATGTCGAAAGTTGTAAGTTTTGATGTTCAATACTCTGTCATCGTCTAACCATTTTCTCCTATCAAAGATGattattaattattcattttGGTGAGTAACAGAAAGGAACAGTGCTGGATTCTGGAGGAAGTCAGGCTAGTTTCTTCATGCAGTCCTTCACCTTAACCAAACGTTCCTTTGTTAACATGTCAAGAGACTTTGGTTATTACTGGTTGAGGCTTGTCATCTACTTAGTGGTCACTATCTGCATTGGAACTATCTATCTTAATGTTGGAACCAGTTATAGTTCCATCCTGGTAATATCCTTCTCCTTGAATTAAACAGTAATTAAAagatttaacttttatattttgaCAGTGCAAAAGAACTTTTAGACGATTAGGTCAGCTAAAAGATAACTACAGCAGGTTAAAAATCCACTCTTTTACACTTTAAAAGCAAAACAACAACATAGTTGAAGGATTTTAACTTGTTAATTTGTAATAAATGAAGACAAGTTGACCTCATTTGTGCTGTATGTTCAACTGCTATGAAACAGGCAAGAGGAGCATGTGCATCATTTGTCTTTGGATTTGTGACATTCATGTCAATTGGAGGATTCCCTTCTTTCGTTGAAGATATGAAGGTTAGTACCTTGTATCCTAATCTTGAAAAAGCTATCCAATTTttcgacacacacacacactatatataaCAACTTGAGCCATTTTCCCCCATTGAAAACAGGTTTTTCAAAGAGAGAGGATGAATGGACATTATGGTGTTACTGCATTCGTCGTGAGCAACACCTTATCCGCGATGCCATTCCTGATATTAATCACGTTCCTCTCAGGCACTGTCTGCTATTTCATGGTCCGTTTACACCCGGGTTTCACACACTATTTGTTCTTTGTGGTGTGCCTCTATGCTAGTGTTACTGTTGTCGAAAGTTTGATGATGGTCATAGCTAGTATTGTCCCTAATTTCCTCATGGGTATCATTATAGGTGCTGGAATTCAGGTACTAAAAAACTTTATTAGTTTCCCTTCAATTAGTCATATTACAACCATTTCCAACAGTCTAAATTAATGTTATTGTTCTGTTTTCCTCTTGATGCTAGGGCATATTTATGCTTGTGTCTGGATACTTTAGACTCCCCAATGACATCCCAAAGCCTTTCTGGCGTTACCCGATGTCTTACCTCAGTTTCCACTTCTGGGCACTACAGGTAAGACTACAAATTCAGTTTAACTTCTATACACTGACAGAATTATCTGTACATTGCACGTCTTATTTGTGTTAACCAAATGGTGGATGGTGCAGGGGCAATATCAAAACGATTTGATGGGGTTGGTGTTTGATAACTCAAGTCCTGATCTTCCAAAGATTCCAGGTGAATTCATACTAGAGCAGATATTCCAGATCGATCTGAACAGATCAAAATGGATAGACGTAAGTGTCATCTTCGTTATGATAATCACCTATCGGATCATCTTCTTTATCATGATCAAGATCAACGAGGATGTCACGCCTTGGATCAGAGGTTACATTGCCAGAAGAAAAATGCAGCAGAAAAATGGGAATCAAAAACAGACTATTGCTCCTTATGGTCTCACTCAATCTCCTTCTCTTAGAGCCTACGTGGGAAATAACCATGGATCAAATAGCAATCGTCACTAGATAAAGTGAGGCATAGTAATGTTAACTAATAATGTCAAAAAGACCCCCAAAAAAATCGAAAGGCTTATTATTCGTTACTAcaaaaatttgtatcaaattatataCGAGGAGatggtatttttttttattttccatatTTAACCATTCTTCAGCTTGGTGCTTTAAATATGCGCTAGTATGAAATTATCATATGCCAAGTGTTgctttttttcttctcctttttgtattattgtttatgCAAGAGAAACTTCATATTTTGTATGTCAATAGTGTTGGGCATATACTATTAATCATGCATTtggatatagtatattctaataattatcatggttaaaagtctaagtgggagattgttgggatatatactattaaccatgagtttggtttagatatagtatttattatgaaataattgtttattcagttttaataaagttttaaatagatcatataatagtctgtgtcctttgcttatatagtagatgatttagtgtatagagtttagcttatacacagaagattaaatcatcggttcttataagtataaagtttgagttcacaatctaatgatggaattggacaaaccatcaggaatgattgtagcacaagattaaatataattaatcttgattatgggaatggtttaattccaacttcttgtgctagtacattttgtatgtattgaatggaccaggtagagataagtattttatactgacttaataaaataaactctctagccattaaatgtacttatactcttaatcttgatataattattattagctgtgtatattattattgttttgatttattaaaaggcgagattctttcgtgggtcaatatgcttggtaaattggataataataatatacattggcgaagtaatagttagttgatggaatccatgtctcggtttagagattgatgatatacctttatgaaagcttataagtttgcaTGTGTAAACCcagccggtggattttgtatccgacacatgaaataagttaagcgaaaatctaaaggaaataatcaataaattaaatcgtcagtaatttaatttaattgattcgtatctgaatcttaacatggggagttaaataagatttaatggatgaatttcgaaattgaataaggagtgtaattacgaatttttagtggaataattcgtaattaattatggtggatattaatttcgaaaattacaaattaattccataattggaagccttgttaattaaattatgtggtccctactgtgcctaaataataggaaataaaagaatcttttttctggtggaaaagaaaacctaacaggttttggaaaagggtcttatcccttaaaacttgtgctataaatacataaggttttccacctagagggatgagtacatggtggctgaaattttcagccaagttttcctagaaatttcgcccacacgaaattgctattttcgggtattatttgggtaacacagtagaagaccgtggaactttcgaggatcacgattgtgcgggtgatggagattccattgagaagttatggaactgaaggctcacgtggtagaagagatatgttcacgcttcaagaggtaacccgtgaaatcccgtttatgctagttgtctaaattacatgtgattttgatattggGATTGCTTCCGCTGCATATAATAATCCATCAAATAGGTGTGAgtctttgttgtttttttcttttgctaaatatttggtcaaacacttcaactttaaaaaaaagtaattttttttttgaaaaagaaaagatacatttgactttggagaaCAAGCTATAAGTATCATTTGCTgttgttttcaagttttaatacGTAGGAGTATTCCTTTTGTCCAATGTATGTGCACCTTTTTGCTTAACTTTGTTTAACTACTTATATAGAGTTATAATTCTAATTTcactattaatattttatagATAATTATGACTAGCATTTTTTAAACTAGTACTCCTATTCCATCATTTGGAATGAAATTATATGGGTCAAATACTTGTAAAACACATATTAGCAACTTAGCATTACTTGAGACACATTTATAAGCTATTCTGATTTCAGTTATTAACCCCAGATGAGACATTTTATATCTCAAACAATTTGAGACGATGCTAAAAGCTCGCACATGGATCGAGACATATACACTTATTACattaaaataaaatctgaaacTTTTGTACAAAAAACAAAGAGTTTAGACCATTAGTGAAACAATGAGACTACTACCGAGACTTATAATCTAGTGATATCGGTAAGAGTCTATCACACAATAAACATTAATTCAATTCTTATTGTTCTTTTCTCTGACATAATAAAAGGTAGTAACAGAAAAACAACTAGAACCTCATCAAGGATCTAGTGTTAGAATGCATACATACTTTTCTTGTATCTCATAATTAATCCACCGAAAAAAACCCTGTAATGTTAGTAAATTTTAGGTAAATTCCACTAAACACCCTTCTAATATGACTTAACCGCAGATACACCTCATCTACTCTTAAATTAACCAACTACACCCCTATATTATGAAAATCTTATACAAATTTTAGTTTGAATAACATTTTCATTTTACAAATATGTTATATATCTTCATTCAGTCAACTAGTCAACGAATGAAGATATATGTAAGGTAAAAACTTTAAATATTTCTTCCCGTGAGAAAGCAATTATCTTTCAAAAGAGCACATCTCATTAATTTATGACTTACTAATAATTTAACATCTTGGTTTGATTTACTTGTTCGCTGATTCAAGTGGTACGTGAGTTGGGTTTAGAACGTCGTGAGACTCTTTTCTCTATTAAACTATGGAAAGCACTTTATAGTAGCGACACGGATTCACCACAACTTATGACTTCGCCAATGGGGCAAACGAAGGCTAACCCGTTCTGGTTGTTATGACTGGCAAGAATCCGCCAGAGAAAATGCAAGACGATAGAAGAGTTCGCTCCGCCGTGTTCTTGGATTTCTTGTTTGGGCTCATCATATGTTTACTGTGGGCGCGACCCCAGTCAGCTCGAAGAAGTAGCTCTTTCAATTAATCCATACTTTTCTTGACGCGATACAAAAGGCGACTTTCGAGAGTCACTTAGCCCCTTGACCTCTTCTCTCAAAAAAGACGTTGTGCGGGCAAGTCGATCAAAGTCAGAGCGGGGAGGGAAAGTTTATTTACAGTTGTTGTAGTACGACTTTTCATTTCCTGTTCGGTCTATAGTTGAAACAAGCAAATTAGCAAGTTAATTACAAAGTATCAGATTTCTAAACTATAAAAGAGTAAATAGTAAAAGAGCTGCCATTTTTTACTTGGAAAGAAAATCAACATCATACTATTAGAAACATAGTAATAGAATATGAAATAGTTTGAAAATCTAATCTAGATTAAGTTTAAAGTAACAACTTAAGAGTTAACATCAGAAGTTACACCTCTGATAACTATATATATCCCTCCCTATATGTCATGATACTCACAACTCAAGAAAAAGAAACACCATTTGCAAAAAAAACAGAAGAGAATGGCTCCTATTTTGAATGGTGAGGTAGACATTGTGATACCAACAATAAGAAGCTTGGACTTCTTGGAAAATTGGAGGCCATTCTTTGAGCCATATCATTTGATCATCATTCAAGATGGAGATCCTACCAAGGTGATTAAGGTCCCTCAGGGCTTCGATTATGAGCTCTACAATCGCGATGACATTAATAGGATTCTTGGTCCTAAGGCTAGTTGCATCTCTTTCAAGGATGGTGCTTGTCGTTGCTTCGGGTTCTTGGTTTCCAAGAAGAAGTTCATTTACACCATTGATGATGATTGCTTTGTAAGTAGCACTTTCTCTTATTGTTCATGTTTTTTTTTGCATAGATGTTCATTTAGTGTCGAGGGTcaattggaaacagtctctctacccacAGTGTAGGAGTAAAGTCTGCATACACACAAACCtttccagaccccacttgtaggatCATACTGGGTTGTTGCTGTTTTGTTGCATAGATGTTGATTTATTTGGGATATGAGATTGATTTTTTCGTCTTGTGATAAAGGTGGCAAAGGATCCAAGTGGGAAAGATATTGATGCATTGGCACAACATCTTGACAATCTGACAAAACCATCCACACCCTACTTCTTCAACACTCTGTATGATCCATACAGAGAAGGCGCTGATTTCGTTCGAGGGTATCCATTTAGCTTGAGGGAAGGTGTGCCAACTGCTGTGTCCCATGGCCTGTGGCTTAACATCCCTGATTATGATGCTCCTACTCAGCTTGTCAAGCCTCGTGAGCGTAATACCAGGTTAGTTCATATACAAAAAATCGAATGCATACATACTTTTCTTTGAAAATACTAATGGCTTTCTAGTATTGGCTCAAACAGGTATGTGGATGCTGTGATGACAATCCCAAAAGGGACACTCTATCCCATGTGTGCTATGAATCTTGCATTTAACAGAGAACTTGTTGGTCCTGCTATGTATTTTGGGATTATGGGAGATGGCCAACCTCTTGGCAGATATGATGATATGTGGGCTGGTTGGTGTTCTAAGGTATGATAATCTGTTTCttgatttgttttaaattgacACAACGTGATGTTTGAAGCAATCGTACATTATGTTTAACGTAAAAATGCTGAAAATTGAAGGTGGTGTGTGATCATTTGGGCTATGGAGTGAAGACAGGGTTGCCATACCTGTGGCACAGTAAGGCTAGCAATCCATTTGTGAATTTGAAGAAGGAATTCAAAGGGTTGTTCTGGCAAGAAGAGATGATTCCCTTCTTCCAATCTGTTGTCTTACCAAAGGAATGCACTAATGCCCAACAATGCTACCTTGAGCTGGCTAAGATGGTGAAGGAAAAGCTTGGTCCAATTGATCCCTATTTCCACAATTTTGCTGCTGCTATGGTCACTTGGATTGAGGCTTGGGAAGAATTCAATGCACCAGCAAAGGCTAAGATTGACTCTGTGAAATCTGCTTAGACACCAAAGTTCATTTAGTTTCTTGATGTTGTATCTTGAAACTTTATTGCTATCGCTTTGATTCAGTTCAgttctgtttttgtttttgaatAAAAAACCTTTTCTTAGTCAGTGTACTAGGAAATGAGTTTCAACAGCAGCAGGTTAGTTTTAGGCTTACTTCTCCTGTTTTGCTTAAGAATAAACAATGAATTTACTTTTTATGTCCAGGGTTTGATATATAGCATTATTCATAGCATGTCTTCAATCTacaaaaaagggcagcccggtgcactaagtgCTATacacagccttaccctgcatttaatgctgctcggtgggccgggcctgaaccggaccggaccgggcccgcggtcctaacgggcctggtgggcctggtgggccggtcctgggtgggccggtcttggtgggcctctgagcccgtcacgggctggtctccatggttgagcccacgagcccgggaccgtttggcccgggaccggcaggcgggcctgggccggtcctggcgggcctggcgggcccaacggctattttaaaaaaaaaaaaaaaaaaaaaaaaaaaatcaaacggccatatttaaaatctagccgtttgggctgaaaatatgaccgttttttaagttaaaaaaatggccatttggcccccaaactttattttaaccccaaactttatataattacacttttccccatttctcaactataaataccccctcattctttcatttttattcaccaattcatcaatatctctcaatatctctcaatctctctcaatctctctactacaattacttaatttattgttgaaatttcgtgaaaaattgtgaagttgttgaattgaagttttcaagtgttcaacgattttcaattttcaagaagttgttcggcaatccggtaaactcgtttcaactcttacgtttttataatatatttttgtgtggtttagtttgcataattataattaatatggcatttactttgaaaaaaatgtttggtaaaggaaaagataaaaccggtgaaagtagtggccaaccaactacccttcccccggctccccgacctagaaaagataagcaagttgaaagtagtcgccaacctagacgtcctcctccttccgtaattcttgatagtgatcacccttgttttcaatttaccgatagtgaattttatcataatgttgcaccaggtgatagattagatgatgaaattatgaatgctctttatcctaatgaaaccatcttagaaaataatgaggaaaatgaggatgatgatgaaactcaagcaccggatttagatgatacacctactagtcctcttaataacccaagtgatgcaccggtcgacccacctgtagaaactcctacttttaatagagaacctgctaaacgcttagaaacatcattagtttggaatttttttactcaagtaagagaaaaaataaggctaagtgtaaaacttgtgggaaattaatgtcgcataaatatgtaggagaccgtagcggcacaggtagtttgactaggcacataaaaacacaccctagagataaggctagattttttcaaatgaaagcgcatctagaggggacaagtgtagattctgcgattaaccctagtacaggttcaaatctagttcaaccaggaattaacactgtcactggaggtattttatattacgatccaaatagagatcgtgaagaattagcaaagatgattactgttatgtgcttaccttatacttttgcttctaatcctaattgggttcattatattagaagagtgtttaatcctacttataaaggttggcctcgcgcaacagttaagagtgatatttataaattcaaacatgaatatgaacaatatttgcgttatttatttactcatatacctaatcggatttctattactactgatattggtagaagtggtaatgattgtgattacctaactgttacaagtcattggatagatgaagaatggataatgcaaaaacgcataattgcatatagaataattaattcgcgtcacacaggtaaatttatagctaacactgttgcagatatttgtagatatttttgctttagcgataaaataatggcaatttcaatggataatgcttctagtaacaccagtgctataggcatgcttacaacaacactaaatcctgcatttactaatattttccatgttagatgtatttgtcatatttatcatttaattgtcggtgatggtatgcgaatattaaacatagaaattgaaaaggttagaatggctcttaattggcttttttattcaaaccgtagaagtagacttagagagtattttaaaaaatgtgatgaatatggccttagagaaagaaaggttcctaaaccttgcccgactagatggaattgtatgtacgaaagtttagtagtagcatatgaatatagaaacccaattaatgcaacgtttaattctcgggtaggtggtgaagatgatgatgaaatgcttaccactcaagattggactaatgttaaaattcttttagattttttagaacattttcaaattgcaacaaatgcattttctgggcaatattatcctactatttcaaactgtttagtttatattgcagcactatctgatttgtttgttgaatttagtgagggtggggatatttatgaacttgctataaatgaaatgaaacaaaagtttaaaaaatatttttttcctatccctcctatttatggtcttgctgcaatgctaaatcctacaatgaaattgggaggtcctcatttttggtattcaaatatttataaggctttagatctttcaaatgaggaaattgcgacacttgcagatgcaaaagcttcaattaagattaacgctcaaacagtttataatgcttatcaacttgccttagagcatgctaggccaactattccaacccctacttcgtctagctcacaatcctctaaaagagttgcgggcttaaaagctcttaaatcttggacggagttcagggggtctcaaggtgaaaattatgatgaaacttcacatctaaatgagcttcaagtttatttgtctcagggacttgaaaaggagaatccagacggctcttttgatcttttggaatggtggaaggcaagggaaaaacattttcctgttcttgcaaggatggctcgggatattttatcaattcaagcttcaactgttgcatcagagagcgctttcagtcaagcaagactgcaaataggtgatcatagagcgtctatgagggatagcttggaaaaatcagtattgtttagagattggatccgctcggaaagaagaaactttggaattgcagaagcacaaccggcgatagatgaagcttatgaagaaatgatagcggaacttacggaggattcggcttcgcccggaagtggtgatgaacaagcttcttttccaccaccaccaacgcaacctcctccgaaccttgaaggatttatgagatttgttagagataatacatagaataatatgtaacttgtattttggcacatcttccttagtttttttccttctaatggtggtattagtaccttgttgtgctcattccattgggggaaggatgactaagaaagatatgtcattttttggtaataaaatttattgcttctacccatgagcttcttttcgcaatatttctttgtctatacttagaattatttatatgctacaatatatacataatatacaatatatatactacaagaaaatatatttataagatacaatatatacataagatacaatatatatactacaagaaaatatataagagaatatatatacataagatacaatataatatactacaagaaaatatattatgctacaatatatacataatatacaatatatatactacaagaaaatatataagagaatatatatacataagatacaatataatatactacaagaaaatatattatgctacaatatatacataatatacaatatatatactacaagaaaatatatttataagctacaatatatacataagatacaatatatatactacaagaaaatatataagagaatatatatacataagatacaatataatatactacaagcaaatatataagagaatatatatacataagatacaatataatatactacaagcaaatatattatgctacaatatatacataatatacaatatatatactacaagaaaatatatttataagctacaatatatacataatatacaatatatatactacaagaaaatatataagagaatatatatacataagatacaatatatatactacaagaaaatatattatgctacaatatatacataatatacaatatatatactacaagaaaatatataagagaatatatatacataagatacaatataatatactacaagaaaatatattatgctacaatatatacataatatacaatatatatactacaagaaaatatatttataagctacaatatatacataagatacaatatatatactaaaagaaaatatataagagaatatatatacataagatacaatataatatcaagaagtgatatttatgcatgacaatttagtgttttactattgttttgttattttctttttcgtcaagcactttaataattagatatacatatatactacatattaatatagccatgatactacaagaaattgtctttaaaaaaaaaaaaaaaaacccgctaggcccgcgaagcccacgagcccggcccgttaagcacaggaccatgtgggcttaggcccgtcacgggccggttccacccattaggcccacgaagaccgggaccgccaggcccgggaccgccagagcccgggaccacgaagcccgggaccgcgaggcccggcccgttaggcccactaaggcccgggcccgggacaaaatacagccctACCTGCATTTCTGCGAGAGGCAACAACTTTACTAGTTACGCCAAGGCTTTCCATCATGTCTTCAATCTATAGACTAAACAAATTGATATTGCCAAAACATTTCCTAACCATTTCTTAAGTCTAAGGAGAAACATATATAAAAGATCCCAACAACAAAATGTG belongs to Nicotiana tabacum cultivar K326 chromosome 6, ASM71507v2, whole genome shotgun sequence and includes:
- the LOC107776805 gene encoding ABC transporter G family member 11-like codes for the protein MRNTSSSTTSANDVMMEIEASKPQGHGIVVGGLSPLSETLWKEKTNTEFIGDVSARLAWKDLTVMVTLNNGETQNVLEGLTGYAEPGTFTALMGPSGSGKSTLLDALSGRLAANAFLAGRILLNGRKANLSFGTAAYVTQDDTLIGTLTVRETISYSAQLRLPDRMPWSEKRTLIESTIIEMGLQDCADTVIGNWHLRGISGGEKRRVSIALEILMRPRLLFLDEPTSGLDSASAFFVTQTLRGLSRDGRTVIASIHQPSSEVFELFDRLYLLSGGKTVYFGQASEAYEFFAQAGFPCPALRNPSDHFLRCINSDFDKVKATLKGSMKLRFESNEDPLDKTTTAEAIRTLVDYYRRSQYSYSANERVEEMSKVKGTVLDSGGSQASFFMQSFTLTKRSFVNMSRDFGYYWLRLVIYLVVTICIGTIYLNVGTSYSSILARGACASFVFGFVTFMSIGGFPSFVEDMKVFQRERMNGHYGVTAFVVSNTLSAMPFLILITFLSGTVCYFMVRLHPGFTHYLFFVVCLYASVTVVESLMMVIASIVPNFLMGIIIGAGIQGIFMLVSGYFRLPNDIPKPFWRYPMSYLSFHFWALQGQYQNDLMGLVFDNSSPDLPKIPGEFILEQIFQIDLNRSKWIDVSVIFVMIITYRIIFFIMIKINEDVTPWIRGYIARRKMQQKNGNQKQTIAPYGLTQSPSLRAYVGNNHGSNSNRH
- the LOC107776808 gene encoding putative UDP-arabinopyranose mutase 1, with the protein product MAPILNGEVDIVIPTIRSLDFLENWRPFFEPYHLIIIQDGDPTKVIKVPQGFDYELYNRDDINRILGPKASCISFKDGACRCFGFLVSKKKFIYTIDDDCFVAKDPSGKDIDALAQHLDNLTKPSTPYFFNTLYDPYREGADFVRGYPFSLREGVPTAVSHGLWLNIPDYDAPTQLVKPRERNTRYVDAVMTIPKGTLYPMCAMNLAFNRELVGPAMYFGIMGDGQPLGRYDDMWAGWCSKVVCDHLGYGVKTGLPYLWHSKASNPFVNLKKEFKGLFWQEEMIPFFQSVVLPKECTNAQQCYLELAKMVKEKLGPIDPYFHNFAAAMVTWIEAWEEFNAPAKAKIDSVKSA